The following are from one region of the Penaeus chinensis breed Huanghai No. 1 chromosome 32, ASM1920278v2, whole genome shotgun sequence genome:
- the LOC125042583 gene encoding kazrin-like, which produces MKESDESLRQLAAERDETEREKWNILKHARDESERVVKLSAELGVKETTIRKLQEELDAVRKQLISMGYHSDAESVRTNGLPTPTASTPACSPLPLSTPTPTPNGRGSSADSGVRLSSDRDSTASHEGTPTITVERGSLDCDTLSICSSATAASHYYYACGPGTPKESPSLSPLYATPVSLRGEDREDRGGDNTPTSAPTHSAASLNSSAMSGLASSNASTGGLSRSAEQLCERLAEAAESSKIRGCSTLTRKSHKGGGTWGSISRVFARQKKRAALDASLYDGSASDKRASWSPSSSLCASPLTEESYSEKLRLLEEAQHIPLERWKAPTVLAWLEVTLGMPQYGAMCAENIRSGKVLLELSDSELESGLGISHPMHRKKLRLAIEELREPRLSRFPRISALNHTWVSSEWLPDLGLPQYADAFANNLVDGRLLEALTKKELEKHLGVHRKFHQASIIHGVHLLRIVRFDRQVLAERRRQSEHVDCDPVVWTNVRWVRWARSVDLAEYADNLKDSGVHGALVVLESSFTADTMATALGIPQSKNIIRRHLATEMEALINPARQQIEEQARFAKMERRRQEKMAAGGSLGRSFSRSYGTGLEKGEKDKRRASLRGSLSRALGLRLREEAAAGNHNGGESSSSGGQSPAVSARTNIHHPHHTRPRSSVMPSAAYVHHETHRRVKSIGDIETITVTPV; this is translated from the exons ATGAAGGAGAGCGACGAGTCCCTCCGGCAACTGGCAGCGGAGCGAGACGAGACGGAGCGCGAGAAGTGGAACATCCTGAAGCACGCGCGGGACGAGTCTGAGCGAGTCGTCAAACTCTCGGCCGAGCTCGGGGTCAAGGAAACCACCATCAGGAAGCTCCAGGAAGAACTCGATGCG GTCCGCAAACAGCTCATCTCTATGGGATATCACAGTGATGCCGAGTCTGTCAGGACCAACGGGCTGCCCACGCCCACCGCTTCAACGCCCGCGTgttctcccttgcccctctccacgcccacgcccacacccaacGGCCGAGGCTCATCTGCTGATTCGGGCGTGAGGCTGTCGAGTGATCGGGATTCCACGGCTAGTCATGAAG GCACACCTACCATTACTGTGGAACGAGGATCTCTGGACTGTGACACGCTATCCATATGCTCCTCAGCCACAGCTGCTTCCCACTACTACTATGCAT gtggaccAGGAACCCCTAAGGAATCCCCGTCTCTATCTCCTCTGTACGCCACGCCAGTATCTCTGCGAGGGGAGGACCGCGAGGACCGGGGCGGGGACAACACCCCCACCAGCGCCCCGACGCATTCGGCCGCAAGTCTCAACTCGTCGGCAATGAGTGGACTTGCGAGCAG CAATGCCAGTACGGGGGGGCTGAGTCGGTCAGCGGAACAGCTTTGCGAACGCTTAGCCGAAGCCGCGGAATCGTCAAAGATAAGAGGTTGTAGCACACTCACGAGGAAGAGCCACAAGGGAGGAGGCACTTGGGGGTCCATCTCGAGAGTGTTCGCTCGCCAGAAGAAGCGTGCGGCCCTTGATGCCTCGTTATATGATG GAAGCGCGAGTGACAAGCGTGCCTCGTGGTCCCCAAGTTCATCTCTGTGTGCCTCGCCCCTTACTGAGGAGAGTTACTCCGAGAAGCTCAGATTACTCGAGGAGGCTCAGCACATTCCTCTTGAGAGATGGAAAGCCCCAACTGTCCTAGCCTGGCTGGAAGTAACCCTTGGCATGCCTCAGTATGGTGCCATGTGTGCAGAGAATATTCGAAGCGGAAAG GTTCTCCTAGAGCTCAGCGACTCTGAGTTAGAATCCGGCCTTGGGATCTCGCACCCGATGCACCGCAAGAAGCTAAGGCTAGCCATCGAGGAGCTTCGCGAGCCGCGGCTGTCTCGCTTCCCCAGAATCTCCGCACTCAATCACACTTGGGTTTCCTCCGAGTGGCTTCCAGACCTTGGCCTTCCTCAGTATGCCGATGCCTTCGCCAACAACCTCGTGGATGGGAGGCTGCTGGAGGCGCTCACGAAGAAGGAGCTGGAGAAGCACCTGGGCGTTCACCGGAAGTTCCACCAAGCTTCGATCATTCACGGTGTCCATCTGTTGAGAATCGTCAGATTCGATAGACAG GTGTTAGCGGAGCGCCGACGGCAGAGCGAGCACGTGGACTGCGACCCCGTCGTGTGGACGAACGTGCGGTGGGTCCGGTGGGCTCGCTCGGTCGACCTGGCGGAGTACGCAGATAACCTCAAGG ACAGCGGTGTTCACGGCGCCCTCGTGGTTCTGGAGTCGTCCTTCACTGCAGACACGATGGCCACGGCGCTGGGCATCCCGCAGTCCAAGAATATAATCCGCAGACACCTGGCAACCGAGATGGAGGCGCTTATTAACCCCGCCAG ACAGCAGATTGAAGAACAGGCCCGCTTCGCCAAAATGGAGCGGCGCCGGCAGGAGAAAATGGCGGCCGGAGGGAGCCTTGGCCGGTCCTTCTCCAGAAGCTACGGCACGGGGCTGGAGAAGGGCGAGAAGGACAAGAGGCGAGCTTCCTTGAGA GGATCTCTCAGCCGTGCTCTGGGCCTTCGTCTACGAGAGGAAGCTGCCGCAGGAAACCATAACGGAGGTGAATCTTCCTCTTCTGGTGGCCAGTCTCCTGCTGTCTCTGCAAGGACAAAtattcaccatcctcaccacacaCGGCCGCGGTCCTCCGTCATGCCTTCTGCTGCTTATGTGCACCATGAGACTCACCGTCGCGTAAAGAGTATCGGAGACATTGAGACTATAACTGTGACCCCTGTTTAG